One window from the genome of Faecalibacterium sp. HTF-F encodes:
- the rplQ gene encoding 50S ribosomal protein L17, with protein sequence MPGTRKLGRTSDSRNAMMRAMVTYLLENGKIETTVTRAKDVRSMAEKMISLGKASDLHTKRQVYAYITKEDVAKKLFDEISPKYADRNGGYTRIIKIGARRGDAAEMAVLELV encoded by the coding sequence ATGCCCGGTACCAGAAAGCTCGGTAGAACCAGCGACAGCCGCAACGCTATGATGCGCGCTATGGTTACCTACCTGTTAGAGAATGGCAAGATTGAGACCACTGTCACTCGCGCTAAGGACGTTCGTTCCATGGCCGAGAAGATGATCAGCCTTGGCAAGGCAAGCGACCTGCACACCAAGCGTCAGGTTTATGCCTACATCACCAAGGAAGATGTTGCAAAGAAGCTGTTTGATGAGATCAGCCCCAAGTACGCTGACCGCAACGGCGGCTACACCCGCATCATCAAGATCGGCGCTCGCCGCGGCGACGCTGCTGAGATGGCAGTTCTGGAGCTCGTCTGA
- a CDS encoding DNA-directed RNA polymerase subunit alpha translates to MMEIERPKIETASLSPDGRYGKFVAEPLERGFGITLGNSLRRVLLSSLPGVAVTSVKIDGVVHEFSTIEGVKEDVTEIVLNLKGIAAKLYTDGPKTVRVEAVGPCEVTADNIKQGDDIEILNPEWHIATLGEGGKLVMELTFDKGRGYVPAERNKQAIIEKNDINTLPVDSIYTPVLKVNYNVESTRVGQAIDYDKLTIEVWTDGTINAQEAVSLAARVLTEHLNLFVNLSDEAAGTEIMVEKTNDDKEKALEMTIEELDLSVRSFNCLKRAGINTVEDLVSKSEDEMMKVRNLGRKSLEEVMAKLDSLGFKLNTDDDN, encoded by the coding sequence ATGATGGAGATTGAACGTCCCAAAATCGAAACGGCAAGCCTGTCCCCGGACGGCCGCTACGGTAAATTCGTGGCAGAACCGCTGGAGCGTGGCTTTGGCATCACACTGGGCAATAGCCTGCGTCGTGTGCTTCTTTCCTCTCTGCCCGGTGTCGCCGTGACCAGCGTCAAGATTGATGGCGTGGTTCACGAGTTCTCCACCATTGAGGGCGTCAAGGAAGACGTTACCGAAATTGTCCTGAACCTGAAGGGTATCGCTGCAAAGCTGTACACCGATGGTCCGAAGACAGTGCGTGTTGAGGCAGTCGGCCCCTGTGAGGTCACCGCTGACAACATCAAGCAGGGCGATGACATCGAAATTCTGAACCCTGAGTGGCACATTGCAACCCTGGGCGAGGGCGGCAAGCTCGTCATGGAGCTGACCTTCGATAAGGGCCGCGGCTATGTGCCCGCAGAGCGCAACAAACAGGCTATCATCGAGAAGAACGATATCAACACTCTTCCCGTTGACAGCATTTACACCCCCGTGCTCAAGGTGAATTATAACGTCGAGAGCACCCGTGTTGGCCAGGCGATCGATTACGACAAGCTGACCATCGAGGTTTGGACCGATGGCACGATCAATGCGCAGGAAGCCGTTTCTCTGGCAGCCCGCGTGCTGACCGAGCACCTGAACCTGTTCGTCAACCTGTCCGATGAGGCCGCTGGCACCGAGATCATGGTGGAAAAGACCAACGACGACAAGGAAAAGGCTCTGGAGATGACCATTGAAGAGCTGGATCTGAGCGTGCGTTCCTTCAACTGCCTGAAGCGTGCCGGTATCAACACGGTGGAAGATCTGGTCAGCAAGAGCGAGGACGAAATGATGAAGGTTCGCAACCTCGGCCGCAAGAGCCTGGAAGAAGTCATGGCAAAGCTGGACTCCCTGGGCTTCAAGCTGAACACGGATGATGACAACTAA
- the rpsD gene encoding 30S ribosomal protein S4: protein MAKNTQPIAKRCKALGISPAVMGYAKKNTTRNSNGNMRKKQSEYASQLKEKQKVKFIYGVLEKQFHNAYLRAEARPGKTGENLLQIMECRLDNVVFRLGFAQTRRDARQLVSHAHFTVNGKKVNIPSYQVKAGDVIEVRESSRSSAKFAKLTGPEAPVVALPAWLNRETGSLKGVVAKLPERSDIDYEVAEHLIVELYSK, encoded by the coding sequence ATGGCAAAGAATACGCAGCCTATCGCAAAGCGTTGCAAGGCCCTGGGCATTTCTCCTGCGGTCATGGGCTATGCAAAGAAGAATACCACCCGCAACTCCAATGGCAATATGCGCAAGAAGCAGTCTGAGTACGCATCTCAGCTGAAGGAGAAGCAGAAGGTCAAGTTTATCTACGGCGTTCTGGAGAAGCAGTTCCACAACGCTTATCTGCGTGCAGAGGCTCGCCCCGGCAAGACCGGTGAGAACCTGCTGCAGATCATGGAGTGCCGTCTGGACAACGTCGTGTTCCGTCTGGGCTTTGCTCAGACCCGCCGCGACGCCCGCCAGCTGGTGTCTCACGCTCACTTCACCGTCAACGGCAAGAAGGTCAACATCCCCTCTTACCAGGTGAAGGCCGGCGACGTGATCGAAGTGCGCGAGTCCAGCCGCAGCTCTGCAAAGTTTGCAAAGCTGACCGGCCCCGAGGCTCCCGTTGTTGCTCTGCCCGCATGGCTGAACCGTGAGACCGGTTCCCTGAAGGGCGTCGTTGCAAAGCTGCCCGAGCGCAGCGACATCGACTACGAAGTTGCAGAGCACCTCATCGTCGAGCTGTACTCCAAGTAA
- the rpsK gene encoding 30S ribosomal protein S11 yields the protein MASANNAKKGANVRMKRKERKNIAAGQAHIQSTFNNTVVTITDLQGNAVSWCSSGSLNFRGSRKSTPFAAQSAAETAAKVAIEHGMKTVEVYVKGPGAGRESAIRALQATGLEVTLIKDVTPIPHNGCRPPKRRRV from the coding sequence ATGGCAAGTGCAAATAATGCCAAGAAGGGCGCTAATGTCCGCATGAAGCGCAAAGAGCGCAAGAACATTGCTGCTGGTCAGGCTCATATCCAGTCTACCTTCAACAATACTGTTGTTACCATCACCGACCTGCAGGGTAATGCAGTGTCCTGGTGCTCCTCCGGCTCCCTGAACTTCCGCGGCAGCCGCAAGAGCACTCCGTTTGCAGCCCAGTCTGCTGCTGAGACCGCAGCCAAGGTTGCTATCGAGCATGGCATGAAGACCGTTGAGGTCTACGTCAAGGGCCCCGGCGCTGGCCGTGAGTCCGCTATTCGTGCGCTGCAGGCTACCGGCCTGGAAGTCACCCTGATCAAGGACGTGACTCCCATCCCCCACAATGGCTGCCGTCCCCCGAAGCGCCGTCGTGTCTGA
- the rpsM gene encoding 30S ribosomal protein S13 — translation MARIAGVDLPREKRVQVGLTYVYGIGQTTANKILEATGINPDTRVKDLTLEEEAKIRDYIDQANIIVEGDLRRNVALDIKRLVEIQSFRGTRHRKNLPCRGQRTKTNARTCKGPKRTVANKKK, via the coding sequence ATGGCACGTATTGCCGGCGTTGACCTGCCCCGCGAGAAGCGCGTTCAGGTGGGTCTCACCTACGTTTATGGTATCGGCCAGACCACTGCTAACAAGATCCTGGAAGCAACTGGCATCAACCCCGATACCCGCGTCAAGGACCTGACTCTGGAAGAAGAGGCTAAGATCCGTGACTACATCGATCAGGCTAACATCATCGTTGAAGGCGACCTGCGCCGCAACGTTGCTCTGGACATCAAGCGCCTGGTTGAGATCCAGTCCTTCCGTGGCACCCGCCATCGCAAGAATCTGCCCTGCCGCGGCCAGCGTACCAAGACCAATGCACGTACCTGCAAGGGTCCCAAGCGCACTGTCGCTAACAAGAAGAAGTAA
- the rpmJ gene encoding 50S ribosomal protein L36: MKVKPSVKPICEKCKVIRRKGRVMVICQNPKHKQRQG, from the coding sequence ATGAAGGTCAAGCCTTCCGTGAAACCCATCTGCGAAAAGTGCAAGGTCATCCGCCGCAAAGGCCGCGTGATGGTCATCTGCCAGAACCCCAAGCATAAGCAGCGCCAGGGCTAA
- the infA gene encoding translation initiation factor IF-1 has product MSKEDVIEIEGIVREAMPNAIFKVEMLSEDKNTGKLTPSGHILLAHISGKLRTNFIRILPGDKVTVEMSPYDLSKGRITWRSK; this is encoded by the coding sequence TTGTCTAAGGAAGACGTTATCGAGATCGAAGGCATTGTGCGTGAAGCCATGCCCAACGCCATCTTTAAGGTGGAAATGTTGAGCGAGGATAAGAACACCGGGAAGCTCACTCCCAGCGGCCATATCCTCTTAGCGCACATCTCCGGCAAGCTGCGGACCAATTTCATCCGTATCCTGCCCGGGGACAAGGTAACCGTGGAAATGTCGCCCTATGATCTTTCTAAGGGCCGCATCACCTGGCGCTCCAAATAA
- the map gene encoding type I methionyl aminopeptidase: protein MIQIKNAKELDGMRKANALSAAALKYGGEHIEAGMTTWELDKLIYDFIVKHGGTPNFKGLYGFPGTACISLNDTVIHGIPSHDIVIRPGDIVSIDTGAKIDGFNGDNACTYAVGKVDLEAQRLLDVTKAALYKGIEQAVAGNRIGDIGYAVQSYCEDAGFSVVREFVGHGTGRELHEDPEVPNYGHQGRGPRLVPGMTIAIEPMICQYDCKITQSKDGWTVKTKDGGLAAHFEHSNAILKDHTEIMTRFWDDPDFDPEKFSLK from the coding sequence GTGATTCAGATCAAAAATGCGAAAGAGCTGGACGGCATGCGCAAGGCAAATGCCCTGAGCGCAGCTGCCCTGAAGTACGGCGGTGAGCATATCGAAGCAGGTATGACCACATGGGAATTGGATAAGCTGATCTACGACTTCATCGTGAAGCACGGCGGCACCCCCAATTTCAAGGGTCTGTATGGCTTTCCCGGCACGGCCTGCATCAGCCTGAACGATACCGTTATCCACGGTATCCCTTCGCATGACATCGTCATCCGCCCCGGTGACATCGTCAGCATCGACACCGGTGCAAAGATCGACGGCTTCAACGGCGACAATGCCTGCACCTATGCGGTGGGTAAGGTCGATCTGGAAGCACAGCGTCTGCTGGACGTGACCAAGGCTGCTCTGTATAAGGGTATTGAGCAGGCTGTGGCCGGCAACCGCATCGGCGACATCGGCTATGCCGTGCAGAGCTACTGCGAGGACGCCGGATTCTCGGTCGTCCGGGAGTTCGTGGGCCACGGCACCGGCCGTGAGCTGCACGAGGACCCGGAAGTGCCCAACTACGGCCATCAGGGCCGCGGCCCGCGCCTTGTGCCCGGCATGACCATTGCCATCGAGCCCATGATCTGCCAGTACGACTGCAAGATCACTCAGTCCAAGGACGGCTGGACCGTCAAGACCAAGGATGGTGGTCTGGCTGCGCACTTTGAGCACTCCAATGCGATCCTGAAGGATCACACCGAGATCATGACCCGCTTCTGGGATGACCCGGACTTTGACCCGGAAAAGTTCAGCCTGAAGTAA
- a CDS encoding adenylate kinase produces MNLILLGAPGAGKGTQAEIICAKLNIPSISTGNILRAAVKEGTEMGLKAKSFMDAGALVPDEVIIGILKERLAQPDCANGFILDGVPRTIAQAEAIETMGIRIDKVLELQVEDNVIVDRMSGRRVCEKCGASYHIVNKKSKVEGVCDLCGGKTVIRKDDQPATVLDRLKAYHEQTEPLVEFYRTRGKLAEIKFCPSIEETTAEVMKALEA; encoded by the coding sequence ATGAACCTGATCCTGTTGGGCGCACCTGGTGCCGGTAAGGGCACGCAGGCCGAGATCATCTGCGCCAAGCTGAACATCCCCTCCATCAGCACCGGCAACATCCTGCGCGCTGCTGTCAAGGAAGGCACCGAAATGGGCCTGAAGGCCAAGAGCTTCATGGACGCCGGTGCACTGGTGCCCGATGAGGTCATCATCGGCATCCTGAAAGAGCGTCTGGCTCAGCCGGACTGCGCAAATGGCTTTATTCTGGACGGTGTGCCCCGCACCATCGCTCAGGCCGAGGCCATCGAGACCATGGGCATCCGCATCGACAAGGTGCTGGAGCTGCAGGTCGAGGACAATGTGATCGTTGACCGCATGAGCGGCCGCCGCGTCTGCGAGAAGTGCGGCGCAAGCTACCACATCGTCAACAAGAAGAGCAAGGTCGAGGGTGTGTGCGACCTGTGCGGCGGTAAGACCGTCATCCGCAAGGACGACCAGCCTGCCACCGTGCTGGATCGCCTGAAAGCATATCATGAGCAGACCGAGCCGCTGGTGGAGTTCTACCGTACCCGCGGCAAGCTGGCAGAGATCAAGTTCTGCCCCTCCATCGAGGAGACCACGGCTGAAGTCATGAAGGCTTTGGAGGCATAA
- the secY gene encoding preprotein translocase subunit SecY — MFQTFRNAWKIPELKNRLLFTLAILVVYRLGCAIPVPFVSGSALTQMFANGDMLSYLNMMSGGALARCTLFALGVTPYINASIIVQLLTVAIPALENMAKEADGQQKLQQINRYAGAVVALIMSIGYYFVIRNMGALKYVSGGAGIFAAIVIIATFVAGAQLITWCGEQIDDKGIGNGVSLIIFASIVSNWSSLYTSVKGLLTQAASGKPQYYFFLPLLIVLALVAVVFVVVMTNAERRITIQYAKRVVGRKQMGGQNSYLPLKLNMSGVMPIIFASALVSIPGTIGSFLQIDQQAHPVWYAFFHTFNYTSWLYVVIYLLLILAFNYFYVAIQYNPVEIANNLRRNNGSIPGFRPGKPTSDFITRTLNKITLIGAIFLAAVAVLPIILGNLTGMSIQLGGTSLLIVVGVALDTTRSLDSFMTMRNHKGFLG; from the coding sequence GTGTTCCAAACATTCCGTAACGCATGGAAGATCCCCGAGCTTAAAAATCGTCTCCTGTTCACGCTGGCGATCCTCGTGGTGTACCGTCTGGGCTGTGCCATCCCCGTTCCGTTCGTTTCCGGCTCTGCGCTGACGCAGATGTTCGCAAACGGCGACATGCTCTCTTATCTGAACATGATGAGCGGCGGTGCACTGGCTCGTTGCACGCTCTTCGCGTTAGGTGTGACACCCTATATCAACGCCTCCATTATTGTGCAGCTGCTCACCGTGGCAATCCCCGCGCTGGAAAACATGGCAAAGGAAGCCGACGGACAGCAGAAGCTGCAGCAGATCAACCGGTATGCAGGTGCCGTGGTCGCTCTGATCATGAGCATCGGCTACTACTTCGTGATCCGCAATATGGGCGCACTGAAGTACGTTTCCGGCGGTGCCGGCATCTTTGCCGCCATCGTCATCATCGCAACCTTTGTGGCCGGCGCACAGCTGATCACATGGTGCGGTGAGCAGATCGATGATAAGGGCATCGGCAACGGTGTCTCGCTCATCATCTTTGCTTCGATCGTCTCCAACTGGTCTTCGCTGTACACCTCTGTCAAGGGTCTGCTGACTCAGGCAGCGTCCGGCAAGCCCCAGTACTACTTCTTCCTGCCGCTGCTGATCGTGCTGGCACTGGTGGCTGTGGTCTTCGTGGTCGTCATGACCAACGCAGAGCGCCGCATCACCATTCAGTACGCAAAGCGCGTGGTAGGCCGCAAGCAGATGGGCGGTCAGAACAGCTATCTGCCCCTGAAGCTGAACATGAGCGGCGTCATGCCCATCATCTTCGCTTCGGCTCTGGTGTCCATCCCAGGCACCATCGGCAGCTTCCTGCAGATCGACCAGCAGGCACACCCGGTGTGGTATGCATTCTTCCACACCTTCAACTACACCTCCTGGCTGTATGTTGTGATCTACCTGCTGCTGATCCTGGCATTCAACTACTTCTATGTGGCCATCCAGTACAACCCCGTTGAGATCGCCAACAATCTGCGCCGCAACAACGGCTCGATCCCCGGCTTCCGTCCCGGCAAGCCGACCAGCGATTTCATCACCCGCACCCTGAACAAGATCACCCTCATCGGTGCCATCTTCCTGGCTGCGGTGGCTGTGCTGCCGATCATTCTGGGCAACCTGACCGGTATGAGCATCCAGCTGGGCGGTACCAGCCTGCTGATCGTGGTTGGTGTGGCACTTGATACCACCCGTAGCCTCGACAGCTTCATGACGATGCGCAACCACAAGGGCTTCCTTGGTTGA
- the rplO gene encoding 50S ribosomal protein L15, whose protein sequence is MKLHELHAIPGANKAVTRKGRGIGSGNGKTAGFGSKGQKARSGVKHAGFEGGQMPLARRLPKVGFNNIFATQYAIVNVADLEAAFNAGDVVDTEALKAKGLVKKTLDGVKVLGNGELTKALTVKAAAYSASAKEKIEKAGGKAEVM, encoded by the coding sequence ATGAAACTTCATGAATTGCACGCGATTCCCGGCGCAAACAAGGCTGTGACCCGCAAGGGCCGCGGCATTGGCTCCGGCAATGGCAAGACTGCCGGCTTCGGCAGCAAGGGCCAGAAGGCCCGTTCCGGCGTGAAGCACGCTGGTTTCGAGGGCGGCCAGATGCCTCTGGCACGCCGCCTGCCCAAGGTTGGCTTTAACAACATCTTTGCTACCCAGTACGCCATCGTCAACGTGGCTGATCTGGAAGCTGCTTTCAATGCCGGCGATGTCGTCGATACCGAGGCTCTGAAGGCAAAGGGTCTGGTCAAGAAGACTCTGGACGGCGTTAAGGTTCTGGGCAACGGCGAGCTGACCAAGGCTCTGACCGTGAAGGCCGCAGCCTATTCCGCTTCTGCCAAAGAGAAAATCGAGAAGGCAGGCGGAAAGGCTGAGGTGATGTAA
- the rpmD gene encoding 50S ribosomal protein L30: protein MADKMLKIELKKSLIGRGAKQIATAEALGLKKPGDVTVQPDNAATQGKIAKIGFMLSVTEA, encoded by the coding sequence ATGGCAGATAAGATGCTCAAGATCGAGCTGAAGAAGAGCCTGATTGGCCGCGGCGCTAAGCAGATCGCTACCGCTGAGGCTCTGGGCCTGAAGAAGCCGGGCGACGTTACCGTTCAGCCTGACAATGCCGCTACGCAGGGCAAGATCGCAAAGATCGGCTTTATGCTCAGCGTCACCGAAGCCTAA
- the rpsE gene encoding 30S ribosomal protein S5, translating into MAMRNREDDGMITKVVSINRVSKTVKGGRIMKFAALVVVGDGKGNIGYGIGKSGEVPEAIRKGEAAAKKNMHKVALKGTTIPHEIVGKYGAGAVLLKPAAPGTGMIAGGPVRAVIEAAGIKDIRAKSMRSNNPINVVSATFAGLCGLVSAESVAEKRGKTVKEILG; encoded by the coding sequence ATGGCTATGAGAAACCGTGAAGACGACGGCATGATCACCAAGGTTGTCTCCATCAACCGCGTTTCCAAGACTGTCAAGGGCGGCCGCATCATGAAGTTTGCCGCTCTGGTTGTCGTGGGCGACGGCAAGGGCAACATCGGTTACGGCATCGGCAAGTCCGGCGAAGTGCCTGAGGCAATCCGCAAGGGCGAAGCTGCTGCTAAGAAGAACATGCACAAGGTTGCCCTGAAGGGCACCACCATCCCCCACGAGATCGTCGGCAAGTACGGCGCAGGCGCCGTTCTGCTCAAGCCGGCTGCACCCGGTACCGGTATGATCGCCGGCGGCCCTGTGCGTGCCGTCATTGAGGCAGCTGGCATCAAGGACATCCGTGCGAAGTCTATGCGTTCCAACAACCCCATCAACGTTGTTTCTGCTACCTTCGCAGGTCTGTGCGGCCTGGTCAGCGCTGAGTCTGTCGCTGAGAAGCGCGGCAAGACCGTGAAAGAAATTCTGGGTTAA
- the rplR gene encoding 50S ribosomal protein L18, producing MVKQIDKNEARLRRHRRVRNKISGTAARPRLDVFRSAKHIYAQIIDDEQGVTLVSASTMDKDFNGNGGNVEAAAEIGKKIAAKALEKGITEVVFDRGGYVYHGRVKALADGAREGGLKL from the coding sequence ATGGTTAAGCAGATCGACAAGAACGAAGCTCGTCTTCGTCGTCATCGCCGCGTTCGTAACAAGATCAGCGGCACCGCAGCACGTCCTCGCCTGGATGTTTTCCGCTCCGCCAAGCACATTTACGCTCAGATCATCGATGATGAGCAGGGCGTGACTCTGGTGTCGGCTTCTACTATGGACAAGGACTTCAACGGCAACGGCGGCAACGTCGAGGCCGCTGCTGAGATCGGCAAGAAGATCGCAGCAAAGGCTCTGGAAAAGGGCATCACCGAGGTCGTGTTCGACCGTGGTGGCTACGTTTATCATGGCCGTGTTAAGGCCCTGGCTGATGGCGCCCGTGAGGGCGGCCTGAAGCTGTAA
- the rplF gene encoding 50S ribosomal protein L6: protein MSRIGRKPIVIPAGVTVTVDEAAHQVAVKGPKGSLNSNYHPLMTVKVEGNEVLVTRPNDEPQARSLHGLTRTNIANMVNGVVNGYEKKLEIVGVGLRCQKQGSNLVMNLGFSHQVNIPDTEDCTIVWQDPNHFTVTGIDKQKVGQYAAEIRAKKPPEPYKGKGIRYEGEVVKHKEGKAGKGKK, encoded by the coding sequence ATGTCGAGAATTGGAAGAAAACCCATCGTCATTCCTGCCGGCGTCACTGTTACTGTCGATGAGGCAGCACACCAGGTTGCCGTCAAGGGCCCCAAGGGCAGCCTGAATTCCAACTATCATCCCCTGATGACCGTCAAGGTCGAGGGCAATGAAGTTCTGGTTACCCGCCCCAATGACGAACCCCAGGCCCGCAGCCTGCACGGCCTGACCCGTACCAACATCGCCAACATGGTGAACGGTGTTGTGAACGGCTACGAGAAGAAGCTGGAGATCGTGGGCGTCGGCCTGCGCTGCCAGAAGCAGGGCTCCAACCTGGTCATGAACCTGGGCTTCTCTCATCAGGTGAACATTCCTGATACTGAGGACTGCACCATCGTGTGGCAGGATCCCAACCACTTCACCGTTACCGGTATTGACAAGCAGAAGGTCGGCCAGTATGCTGCCGAGATCCGCGCCAAGAAGCCGCCCGAGCCTTACAAGGGCAAGGGCATCCGCTACGAGGGCGAGGTTGTCAAGCACAAAGAAGGCAAGGCCGGCAAGGGCAAGAAATAA
- the rpsH gene encoding 30S ribosomal protein S8: MQITDPIADLLTRIRNASTAKHPSVEIPASNMKKAICQILVDEGYIKGMQVKNDTVQGTIVVTLKYQANGEPVIAGLRRVSKPGLRIYTNCEDMPKVMKGLGTAIISTSKGIMTDKAARAEHVGGEVLAYVW; this comes from the coding sequence ATGCAGATTACTGATCCTATCGCGGACCTGCTGACTCGCATCCGCAACGCTAGCACTGCCAAACACCCTTCTGTGGAGATCCCCGCTTCCAACATGAAGAAGGCTATCTGCCAGATTCTGGTTGACGAGGGCTACATCAAGGGCATGCAGGTCAAGAACGACACCGTTCAGGGCACCATCGTTGTCACCCTGAAGTATCAGGCTAACGGCGAGCCCGTTATCGCTGGTCTGCGCCGCGTGTCCAAGCCCGGCCTGCGCATCTACACCAACTGCGAGGATATGCCCAAGGTCATGAAGGGCCTGGGCACCGCAATCATTTCCACCTCTAAGGGCATCATGACTGATAAGGCTGCACGCGCTGAGCACGTCGGCGGCGAAGTCCTGGCCTACGTGTGGTAA
- a CDS encoding type Z 30S ribosomal protein S14 translates to MAKLSMKLKQSRPAKFSTRAYTRCRICGRPHSVLRKYGVCRVCFRELAYKGEIPGVKKASW, encoded by the coding sequence ATGGCTAAACTGTCTATGAAGCTGAAGCAGTCTCGTCCTGCTAAGTTCTCTACCCGTGCATACACCCGCTGCCGCATCTGCGGCCGTCCCCACTCCGTGCTGCGCAAGTACGGCGTGTGCCGTGTGTGCTTCCGTGAGCTGGCCTACAAGGGCGAGATCCCGGGCGTGAAGAAGGCTTCCTGGTAA
- the rplE gene encoding 50S ribosomal protein L5, with protein MARLKEQYVNEIAPALNSKFGYKSVMQIPKLDKVVINVACGEAKDNEKILEAVMKDLGQITGQKAVVCRAKKSVANFKLRQGTPIGCKVTLRGERMYEFVDRFFNIALPRVRDFRGINGNGFDGRGNFACGIKEQIIFPEIDFEKVDAVRGMDVCFVTTAKTDEEGKELLKALGAPFAENN; from the coding sequence ATGGCTCGTTTGAAAGAACAGTATGTCAATGAAATTGCTCCTGCTCTGAACTCCAAGTTCGGTTACAAGAGCGTTATGCAGATCCCCAAGCTGGACAAGGTCGTCATCAACGTTGCCTGCGGCGAAGCCAAGGACAACGAGAAGATCCTGGAAGCTGTCATGAAGGATCTGGGCCAGATCACTGGCCAGAAGGCAGTCGTCTGCCGTGCCAAGAAGAGCGTTGCTAACTTCAAGCTGCGCCAGGGCACTCCCATCGGCTGCAAGGTCACCCTGCGCGGTGAGCGTATGTATGAGTTCGTCGATCGCTTCTTCAACATCGCACTGCCCCGTGTCCGCGACTTCCGCGGCATCAACGGCAACGGTTTTGACGGCCGCGGCAACTTTGCATGCGGCATCAAGGAGCAGATCATCTTCCCCGAGATCGACTTCGAGAAGGTCGATGCAGTCCGCGGCATGGATGTCTGCTTTGTCACCACTGCCAAGACTGACGAAGAGGGCAAGGAGCTGCTGAAGGCTCTGGGCGCTCCGTTCGCAGAGAACAACTAA
- the rplX gene encoding 50S ribosomal protein L24 — protein sequence MNNLHVKTGDNVMIISGKDKGHTGKVLQVSPSENKVIVEGQNMVTKHVKPRRQGEQGGIVKAEGAMYASKVMPICPKCGKAVRVGHVEKDGKMVRVCKKCGAEL from the coding sequence ATGAATAATCTTCATGTTAAAACCGGCGACAACGTTATGATCATCAGCGGCAAGGACAAGGGCCACACTGGTAAGGTCCTGCAGGTCAGCCCCTCTGAGAACAAGGTCATCGTTGAGGGCCAGAACATGGTTACCAAGCACGTCAAGCCTCGTCGTCAGGGCGAGCAGGGCGGCATCGTCAAGGCTGAGGGTGCTATGTACGCATCCAAGGTCATGCCCATCTGCCCCAAGTGCGGCAAGGCCGTGCGTGTGGGCCACGTCGAGAAGGACGGCAAGATGGTTCGCGTCTGCAAGAAGTGCGGCGCTGAGCTGTAA
- the rplN gene encoding 50S ribosomal protein L14 has protein sequence MVQMQTYLKVADNTGAKELMCFRVLGGTRKRYANIGDVVVCSVKKAAPGGSVKKGDVVKAVIVRSKHGVRRDDGSYIRFDENAAVIVMADKSPKGTRIFGPVARELRDAGYTKILSLAPESL, from the coding sequence ATGGTTCAGATGCAAACTTATCTCAAAGTTGCCGACAACACCGGTGCCAAGGAGCTGATGTGCTTCCGCGTGCTGGGCGGCACCCGCAAGAGATACGCAAACATTGGTGACGTCGTGGTCTGCTCTGTCAAGAAGGCAGCCCCCGGCGGCTCCGTTAAGAAGGGCGACGTCGTCAAGGCTGTCATCGTGCGCAGCAAGCATGGCGTCCGCCGCGACGACGGCTCCTACATCCGTTTCGATGAGAACGCCGCCGTTATCGTCATGGCCGACAAGAGCCCCAAGGGTACCCGTATCTTTGGACCCGTTGCTCGTGAGCTGCGTGATGCCGGCTACACCAAGATCCTGAGCCTGGCTCCGGAATCGCTGTAA
- the rpsQ gene encoding 30S ribosomal protein S17 has translation MEERNLRKTRVGIVVSDKMDKTIVVAVKDSVQHPLYKKILKRTAKFKARDEQNECGIGDRVEIMECRPLSKDVRWRLVRIVEKAK, from the coding sequence ATGGAAGAACGTAATCTGAGAAAGACCCGCGTCGGCATCGTCGTGTCCGACAAGATGGATAAGACCATCGTGGTTGCCGTTAAGGATAGCGTGCAGCACCCCCTGTACAAGAAGATCCTGAAGCGTACCGCCAAGTTCAAGGCTCGTGATGAGCAGAACGAGTGCGGCATCGGTGACCGTGTTGAGATCATGGAGTGCCGCCCCCTGTCCAAGGATGTGCGCTGGCGCCTGGTCCGTATCGTTGAGAAGGCAAAGTAA